The following coding sequences are from one Humulus lupulus chromosome X, drHumLupu1.1, whole genome shotgun sequence window:
- the LOC133805276 gene encoding uncharacterized protein LOC133805276 isoform X2 — MAAEEDEIAAELEAVQAVYGDDCVIFDSFPPHIHLHIKPRTADITSEQFVEAVIGIRAGSQYPKELPQIDLLDSKGLDEERKKSILTCIRAKATELASCLMLVALCEEAVEKLSLMNHPDGDCPLCLDPLVHEDEQNKIFPFMKLMSCFHCFHCECIIRWWTWLQTEQKTNPGDSSSSSGRPVRKNENRQDGDAEDSMGTCPVCRMVFHTKDFEHVLNLVGSLPTQLSVAENEIQDGEEILHSVQENIRRQRFEAAFKLQQENNGLIEPKKEVRVLPGMFLPPVTPPTVESNEQQQNVDLPVASGMHIGASSERPNRSEHRHRGGMRKQRAKHNSRKPAQQWIQRENASAK, encoded by the exons ATGGCCGCCGAAGAAGACGAAATCGCTGCGGAACTCGAGGCCGTTCAAGCAGTGTACGGAGACGATTGTGTCATCTTCGATTCCTTCCCTCCTCATATTCATCTCCACATAAAGCCTCGCACCGCTGATATTACTTCCGAGCAg TTTGTGGAAGCTGTTATTGGGATACGAGCTGGTTCACAG TATCCCAAGGAACTGCCTCAAATTGATCTTTTAGATTCGAAGGGTCTTGATGAAGAAAGGAAGAAGTCTATATTGACTTGTATTCGAGCCAAAGCTACTGAGCTCGCTTCTTGCTTAATGCTAGTAGCTCTTTGTGAG GAAGCTGTGGAGAAGCTCTCTCTAATGAATCACCCAGATGGTGATTGTCCATTGTGTTTAGATCCTTTAGTCCACGAAGATGAGCAGAATAAGATTTTTCCATTTATGAAGTTGATGTCATGTTTTCATTGCTTCCACTG TGAGTGCATTATTAGGTGGTGGACATGGCTTCAAACAGAACAAAAAACCAATCCTGGTGATTCATCAAGTTCCTCTGGGCGTCCTGTAAGAAAAAATGAAAATAGACAAG ATGGGGATGCGGAAGATAGTATGGGAACCTGCCCAGTTTGTCGCATGGTTTTTCATACCAAGGACTTTGAACATGTACTCAACTTGGTTGGCTCCCTTCCTACCCAATTG AGTGTAGCTGAAAATGAAATACAAGATGGTGAGGAGATCCTTCATTCCGTTCAAGAGAACATCAGAAGACAAAGATTTGAGGCTGCGTTTAAGTTACAGCAAGAAAACAATGGTTTAATCGAACCTAAAAAAGAAGTTAGGGTTTTGCCTGGTATGTTTCTTCCACCAGTTACACCTCCCACAGTGGAATCCAATGAGCAACAACAAAATGTGGACCTACCAGTGGCCTCTGGAATGCATATCGGTGCTTCATCTGAGAGGCCTAACAGAAGCGAGCACAGGCACCGTGGCGGCATGAGGAAGCAGAGAGCAAAGCATAACTCAAGAAAACCAGCACAACAGTGGATTCAGAGAgaaaatgcttcagcaaaatgA
- the LOC133805276 gene encoding transposon Ty3-I Gag-Pol polyprotein isoform X1 has protein sequence MGNGNSLWCSQLCKDVELILQGHKFLVDLYVLPKWGLDVVLGMQWLQTLGPCIHDHRALTMEFQWQGSVIKLAGTTTAESHQLSSTQLRIMCREGDIRDVFMLATVTQEEAAAYTEVADLERQLPLEGRGVLFEFQDVFAEPTQLPPHRMTDHRIFLQPGSKPVNVRPYRYPYFQKDIIEKLVREMEQYGFVQPSNSPYSSPILLVKKKDGSWRFCIDYRALNDITIKDRFPIPTIDELLDELGGATVFSKLGLRAGYHQIRMDSRDIHKTTFRTHEGHYEFRVMPFGLTNAPSTFQATMNQVFKPLLRHCVIVFFDDILVYSKTGEDHRCHLRLVLQKLRDHQFYAKGSKCKFFQPAIDYLGHLVSAQGVQADPSKIAAMVEWPQSRTIKQLRGFLGLTGYYRRFVAHYATIAAPLTKLLKDNFVWTEQAEIAFRQLKSAMTKTPVLILPDFSKIFIIESDASNVGIGAVLMQENHPIAFFSKKLGPKFVGASAYLRELSAIVEAVTKWRQYLLGRHFVIRTDHRSLKELLTQVIQTPEQQHFLRKLIGFSFSIEYKAGKTNSAADALSRRHDGASSFLTAAISSACFDFLDELRRENTTCQELRHIHNQLAEGTLTAADYSVREGLLYYRQRIRVSSNSNFKQQLIREFHDTPMGGHAGVERTFLRLSANFFWPGMKSEVRSFVQSCLVCQTVKYSPAAPYGLLQPLELPERVWEDLAMDFIVGLPNSFGVTNILVVVDRFTKYANFGALPNHYSATKVADLFSHMVIRLHGMPRSIVSDRDPIFTSAFWKKLFEFMGTKLKMSSSYHPQTDGQTEVTNRYLEQYLRAFTADNPKQWSKFLSWAEYHYNTSHHSAIGMTPFQAVYGRAPPTIPAYTRGSTTIQAVENDLLSRDTILQQLKDNLLQAQHRMRQQANKKRRDIEFKVGELVLVKLQPYRQATVAKRLNYKLCRRYFGPFPVLARVGAVAYTLELPAGSRIHPTFHVSLLKPFHGNSTLPCFPLPEHPVNNKPVMTPQAILATRTSEGKQQVLVQWSLCAPEDATWEDFPQFCQLYGFTNLADKVVFEQGSSVGPAQLESPIALDPKEMQEKVRSWIEQASCEGEPTQFPGEESCVEKEEKQPARDGERVQAREARVRVRPRWLKEFVRLEQK, from the coding sequence ATGGGAAATGGCAACTCTCTTTGGTGCTCCCAACTGTGTAAAGACGTGGAGTTGATTTTACAAGGGCATAAGTTCCTAGTTGATTTATATGTGCTGCCGAAATGGGGTTTGGACGTCGTTTTGGGGATGCAATGGCTTCAAACTTTGGGACCTTGCATACATGATCATAGAGCATTAACAATGGAGTTCCAATGGCAGGGGAGCGTGATCAAACTGGCTGGTACAACTACTGCAGAAAGTCATCAATTATCTTCAACACAACTACGCATCATGTGTCGAGAAGGGGACATAAGGGATGTATTCATGTTGGCCACTGTTACACAGGAGGAGGCAGCGGCTTATACGGAGGTTGCGGACCTAGAAAGACAACTACCCTTGGAAGGACGAGGTGTCCTTTTTGAATTCCAGGATGTTTTTGCCGAGCCTACACAACTACCACCACACCGAATGACTGATCACCGCATTTTCCTACAACCGGGGTCGAAACCAGTCAATGTAAGACCATATCGTTATCCTTATTTTCAAAAGGATATTATAGAGAAACTGGTTCGTGAGATGGAGCAATACGGGTTCGTGCAACCAAGCAATAGTCCCTATTCGTCACCGATCTTATtagtgaagaaaaaggatgggtcgTGGCGTTTTTGCATTGATTACCGAGCGTTGAACGACATCACCATAAAAGACCGCTTTCCCATACCGACCATAGATGAGTTATTGGACGAATTGGGTGGGGCGACAGTATTTTCTAAGCTGGGTCTGCGGGCTGGGTATCACCAAATTCGAATGGATTCGCGAGATATTCACAAGACGACATTTCGCACTCACGAAGGCCATTACGAATTTCGAGTTATGCCATTTGGTCTTACTAATGCCCCCTCGACGTTTCAAGCCACCATGAATCAGGTATTCAAACCACTACTCCGCCACTGTGTAATTGTTTTCTTTGACGACATTTTAGTTTACAGCAAGACCGgagaagaccaccgctgccattTGCGCCTTGTGTTACAAAAGCTACGGGATCATCAGTTTTATGCTAAAGGCAGCAAGTGCAAATTCTTTCAGCCAGCAATTGATTATTTGGGACATCTAGTTTCAGCCCAAGGGGTGCAGGCCGACCCTTCCAAGATTGCTGCAATGGTAGAGTGGCCTCAGTCGCGCACTATTAAACAGCTGAGGGGATTTCTGGGTTTGACAGGTTACTACCGCCGCTTTGTGGCCCACTACGCTACCATAGCCGCCCCCCTTACAAAACTTTTGAAGGACAATTTTGTATGGACAGAGCAAGCTGAGATAGCCTTCCGTCAGCTCAAATCAGCCATGACTAAGACCCCAGTCCTTATTCTGCCagatttttctaaaatttttatCATAGAGTCTGATGCATCAAATGTGGGTATTGGAGCAGTTTTAATGCAGGAAAATCATCCTATCGCATTTTTCAGCAAGAAATTGGGACCCAAATTTGTGGGTGCATCGGCATATCTAAGGGAGTTAAGCGCGATTGTAGAGGCGGTAACTAAATGGCGACAGTACTTATTGGGCCGCCATTTTGTCATTCGCACGGACCACCGAAGCTTAAAAGAACTACTCACCCAAGTAATACAAACACCTGAACAGCAGCATTTTCTAAGGAAACTCATTGGGTTCAGTTTTTCAATAGAATACAAGGCGGGTAAAACTAATTCAGCTGCAGATGCACTCTCCAGGAGACATGACGGAGCGTCTTCGTTCCTTACCGCTGCTATCTCCTCTGCTTGTTTTGATTTTCTGGATGAATTGAGACGCGAAAACACTACCTGCCAAGAACTTCGGCATATCCACAACCAGCTAGCCGAAGGTACTTTGACAGCAGCTGATTATTCAGTTCGTGAGGGCTTACTTTACTACAGGCAGCGCATTAGAGTGAGTTCTAACTCCAACTTTAAGCAGCAACTTATTAGAGAATTCCATGACACTCCTATGGGTGGACATGCGGGGGTGGAACGCACGTTCCTTCGGTTAAGTGCCAATTTTTTTTGGCCGGGTATGAaatctgaagttagaagttttgtgCAATCTTGTCTCGTTTGTCAAACAGTCAAGTATTCACCTGCTGCCCCTTATGGATTGCTACAGCCATTGGAGCTTCCGGAACGCGTATGGGAGGATTTGGCGATGGATTTTATTGTGGGATTGCCAAATTCATTTGGGGTCACAAACATTTTGGTTGTAGTCGATCGCTTCACCAAATACGCTAATTTCGGAGCATTGCCGAACCATTATTCAGCCACCAAGGTCGCTGATCTTTTTTCTCATATGGTGATCCGTTTGCATGGTATGCCAAGATCTATTGTTTCGGATAGAGACCCAATTTTCACTAGTGCCTTCTGGAAGAAATTGTTTGAGTTTATGGGCACGAAGCTGAAAATGAGTTCCTCATATCACCCACAAACGGATGGGCAAACAGAAGTTACCAATCGATATTTGGAACAATATCTAAGGGCATTTACAGCGGACAATCCTAAGCAGTGGAGCAAATTTCTCTCTTGGGCAGAATATCACTATAACACCAGTCATCACTCCGCTATTGGTATGACTCCTTTTCAGGCAGTTTATGGCAGAGCTCCTCCTACCATTCCGGCGTACACAAGAGGCTCCACTACCATTCAGGCGGTTGAAAATGATTTACTCTCTCGGGATACCATTTTGCAGCAATTGAAAGACAATCTACTCCAAGCCCAACACCGTATGCGACAGCAAGCGAATAAGAAACGCAGGGATATCGAATTCAAGGTCGGCGAGCTGGTCTTAGTGAAATTACAGCCCTATAGACAAGCGACTGTGGCTAAACGACTTAACTACAAACTATGCCGGAGATATTTTGGTCCTTTTCCGGTCTTAGCTCGCGTGGGAGCCGTGGCGTACACCTTGGAATTACCGGCTGGAAGTCGAATCCACCCAACTTTTCATGTGTCTCTGCTCAAACCGTTTCATGGCAACTCCACCTTGCCTTGCTTTCCACTACCCGAGCACCCTGTCAACAACAAACCAGTTATGACTCCCCAGGCTATTTTAGCTACTAGAACCAGTGAAGGCAAACAACAAGTGTTAGTTCAATGGTCCCTGTGTGCGCCGGAGGATGCAACGTGGGAAGATTTTCCACAATTCTGTCAGCTGTACGGGTTTACCAACCTTGCGGACAAGGTTGTTTTCGAGCAGGGGAGTAGTGTTGGCCCAGCCCAGTTGGAAAGCCCAATAGCACTGGACCCGAAAGAGATGCAGGAGAAGGTGAGAAGCTGGATTGAGCAAGCTAGCTGTGAAGGAGAACCGACTCAGTTTCCAGGAGAAGAGAGCTGCGTGGAGAAGGAAGAAAAACAGCCAGCAAGGGATGGAGAGAGAGTGCAAGCGCGTGAAGCGCGAGTGCGCGTACGACCCCGATGGCTCAAGGAGTTTGTTAGGCTGGAGCAAAAATGA